From a region of the Rhinopithecus roxellana isolate Shanxi Qingling chromosome 8, ASM756505v1, whole genome shotgun sequence genome:
- the LOC104682280 gene encoding olfactory receptor 1M1 — MEPRNHTSASPFILLGLSENPEQETLLFSLFLCMYLATVVGNLLIILAISVDSHLHTPMYFFLANLSLVDFCLATNTIPKMLVSLQTGSKAISYPCCLTQMYFFHFFGIVDSIIIAMMAYDRFVAICHPLHYATIMSPRLCGLLVGAPWAFSCFISLTHILLMARLVFCGSHEVPHYFCDLTPILRLSCTDTSVNRIFILIVAGMVIATPFVCILASYARILAAIMKVPSAGSRKKAFSTCSSHLSVVALFYGTTIGVYLCPCSVCTAMKEKASAVMYTAVTPVLNPFIYGLRNRDLKRALRKLVNRKITSSS; from the coding sequence ATGGAGCCAAGAAACCACACCAGTGCGTCTCCATTCATCCTCCTGGGACTCTCAGAAAACCCGGAGCAGGAGacacttctcttttctctgttcctCTGCATGTACCTGGCCACTGTCGTGGGGAACCTGCTCATCATCCTGGCCATCAGTGTAGACTCCCATCTCCACACTCCCATGTACTTCTTCCTGGCCAACCTGTCCCTGGTTGATTTCTGTCTGGCCACCAACACCATCCCCAAGATGCTGGTGAGCCTTCAAACCGGGAGCAAGGCCATCTCTTATCCCTGCTGCCTGACCCAGATGTACTTCTTCCATTTCTTCGGCATCGTGGACAGCATCATAATCGCCATGATGGCTTATGACCGGTTCGTGGCTATCTGTCACCCGTTGCACTACGCCACGATCATGAGCCCACGCCTCTGTGGTCTGCTGGTCGGCGCCCCCTGGGCTTTTTCCTGCTTCATCTCGCTCACCCACATCCTCCTGATGGCCCGCCTCGTTTTCTGTGGCAGCCACGAGGTGCCTCACTACTTCTGCGACCTCACTCCCATCCTCCGACTTTCATGCACGGACACGTCTGTGAACAggatcttcatcctcattgtggCAGGGATGGTGATAGCCACGCCCTTCGTCTGCATCCTGGCCTCCTATGCTCGCATCCTTGCGGCCATCATGAAGGTCCCCTCTGCAGGCAGCAGGAAGAAAGCCTTCTCCACCTGCAGCTCCCACCTGTCTGTGGTTGCTCTCTTCTATGGGACCACCATTGGCGTCTATCTGTGTCCCTGCTCCGTCTGCACGGCTATGAAGGAGAAAGCTTCTGCCGTGATGTACACAGCAGTCACCCCCGTGCTGAACCCCTTCATCTACGGCTTGAGGAACAGAGACCTGAAAAGGGCTCTCAGGAAGCTGGTTAACAGAAAGATCACCTCATCTTCCTGA